In Ferribacterium limneticum, a genomic segment contains:
- a CDS encoding hybrid sensor histidine kinase/response regulator yields the protein MNLRKAFFSVLIALAGVLALIAGATLGALSAYDDARDATKHRQDSMALMGSVRHEVDLLSRLVSSYVSTANPRYLIYYYDILAIREGTKKAPDSVPETFWEQVIGGTMAYVPPPTGAGVALAERTSLLGFDAGEVTVLRRVFQITDQMKQVEQIAFAATQGLYDPVKREFVSEAEPQHDFANALLHEARYLKLRAELAIAVDELTNQVDQRTTKNLGRAGEHLLRWIVAALLLLLAAGVVMVLSYGYLKRHLLAPLTALHRTATALAEKSFSERVGDLKGVEEVQALAATIDSMAAAIEADIAQRELVQRSLRQARARAEVAAEAKSIFLANMSHEIRTPMNAILGMAYLALKSGLPPRQHDYVSKIHTAARSLLGILNDVLDFSKIEAGKVALEAVPFDLELVVQNALFMVQQRAEGKHIELILDFQPTRNMQHLVGDPLRLGQVLINLLSNAVKFTETGHVRLIVGERSSDKLSSTIVCRVEDTGIGMTAEQIGRLFQEFSQADGSTTRRYGGSGLGLAISKRLLAAMGSEIRVESEVDRGTVFHFAMQLPLEPSREENSEAAALIECKRALVVDDYPPARESMATMLLAMGCAAVDQSPGGLDALARLTRASNDGWAYDLLLLDWLMPDMSGGELIEALHSRGISLPARTLVVSVADASLLRQEVDHTGVADVVQKPLLPNVLRRIFGSGMEMEPMARLEHLIPHPGCLQGMSILLVEDNELNQQVAGEILRGWGASVDVAANGRIALDILSNEGAGHYAVVLMDLEMPVMDGREATRRLREEERFQDLPIIAMTAHVAGQGMKDGLAKGVNGYIAKPFEPEELLAMVQPYWRGLLGHTLPPADSGEADRAFIAAIAAIPQIESAVLLRRFEGRLPFLARTLRRFAEDCHGWSDRLDATLVSGDLEAAQRQVHSLKGLAGTFAMGRLQSALYDLENVIKGGVVEPFGEIAEVDAQLQPLLVGLERMPVSLSDSVAAADDRPIEVVLALLREQLGGGDGEAEEIWRMNKGRLVGVYSPRQVAAIDHAIGQWDFDEALHILDNANQGGGGQ from the coding sequence ATGAACCTGCGGAAAGCCTTTTTCAGCGTATTGATCGCACTGGCCGGGGTGCTTGCCCTGATCGCCGGCGCGACGCTGGGTGCGCTCTCGGCGTACGACGACGCCCGTGATGCGACAAAGCATCGCCAGGATTCGATGGCGCTCATGGGCTCGGTGCGCCACGAGGTCGATTTGCTCAGCCGGCTGGTCAGCTCCTACGTTAGTACGGCCAATCCGCGCTACCTTATTTATTACTACGACATTCTGGCCATCCGCGAGGGTACGAAGAAAGCCCCGGATTCCGTACCGGAAACCTTCTGGGAGCAGGTCATCGGCGGAACGATGGCCTATGTGCCGCCCCCCACTGGTGCCGGTGTCGCGCTGGCCGAGCGGACCAGTCTGCTTGGATTCGACGCGGGAGAGGTGACTGTCCTCCGCCGGGTATTTCAGATCACCGACCAGATGAAGCAAGTCGAGCAGATTGCCTTTGCTGCGACGCAGGGTTTGTATGATCCGGTAAAACGCGAATTTGTATCGGAGGCAGAGCCGCAGCACGATTTTGCCAACGCCTTGCTGCATGAGGCGCGCTATTTGAAGCTGCGGGCCGAATTGGCTATCGCGGTCGATGAGCTGACCAACCAGGTTGACCAGCGAACGACAAAAAATCTGGGGCGGGCCGGCGAGCATCTGCTGCGCTGGATCGTTGCCGCTCTGCTCCTGCTGCTTGCTGCCGGCGTCGTCATGGTGCTCAGTTATGGCTACCTGAAAAGGCATCTGTTGGCACCCCTGACTGCCTTGCACCGGACGGCAACGGCGCTGGCCGAAAAGTCATTCAGCGAGCGCGTCGGTGACCTCAAGGGGGTTGAGGAGGTCCAGGCCCTGGCCGCGACCATCGACAGCATGGCGGCGGCCATCGAGGCTGACATCGCACAACGCGAACTGGTCCAGCGCTCCTTGCGTCAGGCCCGGGCGCGGGCTGAAGTGGCGGCCGAAGCAAAATCCATTTTCCTGGCCAACATGAGCCATGAAATCCGGACGCCGATGAATGCGATTCTTGGCATGGCCTACCTGGCCCTCAAGTCCGGCCTGCCGCCAAGGCAGCACGACTATGTTTCCAAGATTCACACGGCAGCCCGCTCGCTGCTCGGGATTTTGAACGACGTCCTCGACTTTTCGAAAATCGAAGCCGGCAAGGTGGCGCTGGAGGCCGTTCCCTTCGATCTCGAGCTGGTTGTCCAGAACGCACTCTTCATGGTGCAGCAGCGGGCCGAGGGAAAGCATATCGAGCTGATCCTCGATTTTCAGCCAACCCGGAACATGCAGCACCTGGTAGGCGATCCGTTGCGACTCGGGCAGGTCTTGATCAACCTGCTATCCAATGCGGTCAAATTTACTGAAACCGGTCATGTTCGTCTGATCGTCGGCGAACGGTCGAGCGACAAGCTGTCGTCGACCATTGTCTGTCGGGTTGAAGACACGGGCATCGGGATGACTGCAGAACAGATCGGTCGTCTGTTCCAGGAGTTTTCCCAGGCCGATGGCTCGACAACCCGGCGCTACGGTGGGTCGGGGCTGGGATTGGCCATTTCGAAGCGGCTGCTGGCGGCCATGGGTAGTGAAATTAGAGTCGAAAGCGAGGTTGACCGCGGCACTGTCTTCCATTTCGCCATGCAGTTGCCGCTGGAGCCATCCCGCGAGGAAAACAGTGAGGCTGCAGCACTGATCGAGTGCAAGCGGGCGCTCGTTGTTGACGACTACCCGCCGGCCCGGGAGAGCATGGCGACCATGCTGCTGGCGATGGGGTGCGCCGCCGTCGATCAGTCGCCGGGGGGGCTGGATGCCTTGGCACGTCTGACGAGAGCGAGTAATGACGGATGGGCTTACGACTTGTTGTTGCTTGATTGGCTGATGCCCGACATGTCTGGCGGTGAGCTGATAGAGGCGCTGCACTCGCGAGGAATTTCTTTGCCGGCCCGGACACTCGTTGTTTCGGTGGCCGATGCTTCCCTGCTGCGCCAGGAGGTCGACCACACGGGGGTGGCTGATGTGGTTCAGAAACCCCTGTTGCCAAATGTCCTGCGCCGGATTTTTGGCTCGGGAATGGAGATGGAGCCGATGGCCAGGCTCGAACACCTCATCCCCCATCCTGGTTGTCTGCAGGGAATGTCGATACTGCTGGTAGAAGACAATGAACTCAATCAGCAGGTTGCCGGAGAAATCCTCAGGGGCTGGGGGGCAAGCGTCGATGTCGCGGCCAACGGGCGAATTGCGCTCGATATCTTGTCCAACGAGGGGGCTGGCCACTACGCGGTGGTCTTGATGGATCTCGAGATGCCCGTTATGGATGGCCGGGAAGCAACCCGTCGCTTGCGCGAAGAGGAGCGTTTCCAGGATTTGCCGATTATTGCGATGACGGCGCACGTCGCCGGGCAGGGCATGAAAGACGGGCTGGCGAAAGGGGTCAATGGCTATATCGCCAAGCCCTTCGAACCGGAAGAACTCCTGGCCATGGTGCAACCCTATTGGCGCGGCTTGCTGGGGCATACCCTGCCTCCGGCGGATTCGGGAGAGGCAGATCGGGCTTTCATCGCTGCTATTGCAGCCATTCCGCAAATCGAATCGGCGGTACTCTTGCGGCGCTTCGAAGGTCGTCTGCCGTTTCTGGCGCGAACTTTGCGCCGTTTCGCCGAAGATTGTCATGGTTGGTCCGACCGGCTGGATGCGACACTGGTCAGCGGTGATCTTGAGGCTGCGCAGCGTCAGGTCCATTCGCTCAAGGGGTTGGCCGGCACGTTCGCCATGGGCCGTTTGCAGTCCGCGCTGTATGATCTTGAAAATGTCATTAAAGGTGGCGTCGTCGAGCCCTTCGGTGAAATAGCTGAAGTCGATGCTCAATTGCAGCCCTTGCTGGTTGGCCTTGAACGGATGCCGGTCAGCTTGTCGGATTCGGTAGCCGCCGCCGATGATCGGCCGATTGAGGTGGTGCTTGCTTTGTTGCGCGAGCAGCTGGGTGGGGGCGACGGCGAGGCCGAAGAAATATGGCGCATGAACAAGGGGCGTTTGGTCGGGGTGTATTCACCGCGGCAGGTGGCGGCCATTGATCACGCTATTGGACAATGGGATTTTGATGAGGCGCTGCATATTCTGGATAACGCAAATCAGGGTGGGGGCGGACAGTAA
- a CDS encoding response regulator — protein sequence MRNNATILVIDDTPANLSLLNQLLRTHYKVKLANGGAKGLELAASAQPDLILLDIMMPDMDGYEVCKRLKADPVTAAVPVIFLTAKAGADDEEYGLAMGAVDFIRKPIAPSVVLARVRTHLQIRTWQTFLEDKSAWLQSEVERRVNEVLRLQEASIRVMVSLAEFRDECTGNHIRRTQDYVRLLAEYLSKQERDREFLTPEHIDQIAKAAPLHDIGKIAIPDHILLKPGRHTPEEFEIMKTHSIKGEGMLLRSQHELGEENLMLLYAAQIARSHHERWDGCGYPDQLAGEAIPLPARLMAVADVYDALRSRRPYKRAFDHAEAADVLREGRAKHFDPLLIDAFIALEASFAEIAIKLADE from the coding sequence ATGAGAAATAATGCAACGATACTGGTGATCGACGATACCCCGGCCAATCTCAGCCTGCTCAATCAGTTGCTGCGTACCCACTACAAGGTCAAGCTGGCCAACGGCGGCGCCAAGGGCCTGGAACTGGCGGCGAGTGCCCAGCCTGACCTGATCCTTCTCGATATCATGATGCCGGACATGGACGGCTACGAAGTCTGCAAGCGCCTGAAGGCTGACCCGGTGACAGCGGCGGTGCCGGTCATCTTCCTGACCGCCAAGGCGGGAGCGGACGACGAGGAGTATGGCCTGGCCATGGGGGCTGTCGACTTCATCCGCAAACCGATTGCGCCATCCGTTGTCCTGGCGCGGGTGCGGACCCATCTCCAAATACGGACTTGGCAAACTTTTCTTGAGGACAAGAGCGCCTGGCTGCAAAGCGAGGTCGAGCGCCGGGTCAACGAAGTCCTGCGTCTCCAGGAGGCTTCGATTCGCGTCATGGTTTCGCTGGCCGAATTTCGCGACGAGTGCACCGGCAACCATATTCGGCGGACCCAGGATTATGTCCGGCTGCTCGCCGAATACCTGAGCAAGCAGGAGCGCGATCGCGAATTCCTGACACCGGAGCATATCGACCAGATCGCCAAGGCGGCGCCGCTGCACGATATTGGCAAGATCGCCATTCCCGACCATATCCTCCTCAAGCCGGGCCGGCATACGCCGGAAGAGTTCGAAATCATGAAGACGCATTCCATCAAGGGTGAAGGTATGCTGTTGCGCTCGCAACATGAACTCGGGGAGGAAAATCTGATGCTGCTTTACGCCGCGCAGATCGCCCGTAGCCATCACGAGCGGTGGGATGGCTGCGGATATCCCGATCAACTGGCGGGCGAGGCCATCCCCTTGCCGGCCAGACTGATGGCCGTTGCCGATGTGTACGATGCGCTGCGTTCCCGCCGTCCCTACAAGCGTGCTTTTGACCATGCCGAAGCGGCCGATGTTCTGCGTGAAGGCCGCGCCAAACATTTTGACCCATTGCTGATCGATGCCTTCATTGCCCTGGAGGCTTCATTTGCCGAGATTGCGATCAAGCTGGCGGACGAGTGA
- a CDS encoding RidA family protein produces the protein MSIQRYGTTRRYSDSVVHAGTVYLVEVPANLDADVTAQTENLLASVDRLLAQAGSDKSHLLMVTIYLADMADYDAMNAVWDAWVPDGHAPTRACVQARLANPKYRVEMALTAAVAQG, from the coding sequence ATGTCGATTCAACGTTATGGCACGACTCGCCGCTATTCCGACAGCGTTGTTCACGCTGGCACAGTTTATCTTGTCGAGGTGCCGGCCAACCTTGATGCCGACGTTACCGCCCAGACCGAAAACCTCCTGGCCAGCGTCGACCGGCTGCTTGCTCAGGCCGGCAGCGACAAGTCGCACTTGTTGATGGTGACGATCTACCTGGCAGACATGGCCGATTACGATGCGATGAACGCGGTTTGGGATGCTTGGGTGCCGGACGGCCACGCTCCGACCCGCGCCTGTGTGCAGGCCAGACTGGCCAATCCGAAATATCGCGTGGAAATGGCGTTGACCGCAGCCGTAGCTCAGGGCTGA
- a CDS encoding peptidoglycan DD-metalloendopeptidase family protein: MKITRFALALLLGYAASAFALPKHAPVPGGVAVIDLGPASQTVPTARWGEQQIAVVRDNGRWFALLGIPLGTLPGDFEISVFFGLTVATKQISVQIRNYPEQRLTIKDKRKVEPNPDDLARIEREKKITEAIKRHFSGTPPATDFSLPAKGPLSSRFGLRRIFNGLPRNPHAGLDVAIGTGAPVTAPADGVIANVGDYFFNGNTVFIDHGQGLITAYMHLSRTDVRAGQTVKKGEPLGAVGSTGRVTGPHLHWAVILNNTPVDPELFLSRP, translated from the coding sequence ATGAAAATCACCCGCTTTGCCCTCGCCCTGCTGTTGGGCTACGCCGCCAGCGCTTTCGCCCTGCCCAAACATGCGCCGGTCCCGGGCGGCGTCGCCGTCATCGATCTCGGCCCGGCCAGCCAGACGGTCCCGACCGCCCGCTGGGGTGAACAGCAGATTGCCGTCGTCCGCGACAACGGACGCTGGTTCGCCCTGCTCGGCATCCCGCTCGGCACCCTGCCCGGCGATTTCGAAATTAGCGTTTTTTTCGGGTTGACCGTAGCAACCAAGCAAATCAGCGTCCAGATAAGGAATTACCCGGAACAGCGCCTGACCATCAAGGACAAGCGCAAGGTCGAACCCAACCCGGACGACCTTGCGAGAATCGAGCGCGAGAAAAAAATCACCGAGGCCATCAAGCGCCACTTTTCCGGGACACCGCCAGCCACCGATTTTTCCCTGCCAGCCAAGGGGCCGCTCTCATCACGCTTCGGCCTGCGCCGCATCTTCAACGGCCTGCCACGCAACCCGCACGCCGGCCTCGATGTCGCCATCGGCACCGGCGCACCGGTCACCGCTCCAGCCGACGGTGTCATCGCCAACGTCGGCGATTATTTTTTCAACGGCAACACCGTTTTCATCGACCACGGCCAGGGGCTCATCACGGCCTACATGCACCTTTCGCGCACCGATGTGCGCGCCGGCCAGACCGTCAAAAAGGGAGAACCGCTGGGCGCCGTCGGTTCCACCGGCCGTGTCACCGGTCCACACCTGCATTGGGCCGTGATTCTCAACAACACCCCGGTCGATCCCGAACTGTTCCTCTCCCGGCCGTAA
- a CDS encoding protein disulfide oxidoreductase, with translation MTETTPGKKAVPRWRRWALEALIFVVLFAAFQAWQMRNTPHGPAPQFVGQQIDGQAFDLTIWRQQHPGQALLIYFWADWCGVCKANAGTISSINADWPLITIAMQSGPTEKVAETVRQREYAWPTIADPASEIFRQYGFQGVPAFVIVGPDGNISSTAMGYTSEIGLRLRLWWASRSHS, from the coding sequence TTGACCGAGACAACGCCCGGCAAAAAAGCGGTGCCACGCTGGCGCCGCTGGGCGCTTGAAGCGCTCATCTTCGTCGTCCTGTTCGCTGCCTTCCAGGCCTGGCAGATGCGCAACACGCCGCACGGCCCGGCGCCGCAGTTTGTCGGACAGCAGATCGATGGCCAAGCCTTCGACCTGACAATCTGGCGCCAGCAGCATCCCGGCCAGGCGCTCTTGATCTACTTCTGGGCCGACTGGTGCGGCGTCTGCAAAGCCAACGCCGGCACCATCAGCAGCATCAACGCCGACTGGCCGCTCATCACCATCGCCATGCAGTCCGGCCCCACGGAAAAAGTCGCCGAAACCGTGCGCCAGCGCGAATACGCCTGGCCGACCATCGCCGATCCGGCCTCCGAAATTTTCCGGCAATACGGTTTCCAGGGCGTTCCAGCTTTCGTCATCGTCGGCCCCGACGGCAATATCAGCAGCACCGCAATGGGCTACACCAGCGAAATCGGACTGCGCCTGCGTTTGTGGTGGGCCAGCCGGAGCCACTCATGA
- the ypfJ gene encoding KPN_02809 family neutral zinc metallopeptidase yields the protein MRMDDQRESDNLEDRRGSGGGGGLRLGGGRMGLGTIAIALVASYFLGVNPLTVLNMLSGGGMPAIEQSSPEARRPPADDQMAKFVSKVLASTEDTWNEVFRANGRQYQEPKLVLFTGATPTACGTGQSAMGPFYCPGDQKVYIDLAFYRDLKDRFKAPGEFAQAYVIAHEVGHHVQNLLGIADKVHQTKQRVSEREANALSVRMELQADCLAGVWGKRTDTMKNVLEPGDLEAALTAASAIGDDRLQQQAQGRIVPESFTHGSSEQRVRWFRKGFETGDMNQCNTFKTDRL from the coding sequence ATGCGCATGGACGACCAACGCGAAAGCGACAACCTCGAAGACCGCCGCGGCAGCGGTGGTGGCGGTGGCTTGCGTCTGGGTGGCGGCCGCATGGGCCTGGGCACCATCGCCATCGCGCTGGTCGCCAGCTATTTTCTCGGCGTCAATCCACTGACCGTGCTCAACATGCTGAGCGGCGGCGGCATGCCGGCCATCGAGCAAAGCTCACCTGAAGCACGGCGCCCGCCGGCCGATGACCAGATGGCCAAATTCGTCTCCAAGGTGCTGGCCTCGACCGAAGACACCTGGAACGAAGTCTTCCGCGCCAACGGCCGCCAGTATCAGGAACCCAAGCTCGTGCTGTTCACCGGCGCCACGCCGACCGCCTGCGGCACCGGCCAGTCGGCCATGGGTCCGTTCTACTGCCCGGGCGACCAGAAGGTTTACATCGACCTCGCCTTCTATCGTGACCTCAAGGATCGCTTCAAGGCACCCGGCGAATTCGCCCAGGCCTACGTCATCGCCCACGAAGTTGGCCACCACGTGCAGAACCTGCTCGGTATCGCCGACAAGGTGCATCAGACCAAGCAACGCGTCAGTGAGCGCGAAGCCAACGCCCTCTCCGTGCGCATGGAACTGCAGGCTGACTGCTTGGCCGGCGTCTGGGGCAAGCGTACCGACACCATGAAAAACGTGCTCGAACCTGGCGACCTCGAAGCCGCCCTGACCGCCGCCTCGGCCATCGGCGACGACCGCCTGCAGCAACAAGCGCAGGGCCGCATCGTCCCGGAGAGCTTTACCCACGGCAGCTCGGAGCAACGCGTCCGCTGGTTCCGGAAGGGCTTTGAAACCGGCGACATGAACCAGTGCAACACCTTCAAGACCGACCGCCTGTAA
- the pyrF gene encoding orotidine-5'-phosphate decarboxylase, whose translation MTFIKQLAAAWQKNNSLLCVGLDPDPAKFPAHLKGRNDAIFEFCAAIVDATADLVCSFKPQIAYFAARRAEDQLEALIAHIHDKHPGIPVILDSKRGDIGSTAEQYAVEAFERYQADAVTVNPYMGRDSVDPYLAYPDKGVILLCRTSNPGGSDLQFLDVGGEKLYERVARLASHEWNTSGQISLVVGATFPAEIARVRAIVGDVPLLVPGIGAQGGDIEATVKAGRTQNGTGLMINSSRAILYAGKDEGFATAARQVAIETRDAINQYR comes from the coding sequence ATGACCTTCATCAAGCAACTGGCCGCCGCCTGGCAAAAGAACAACTCGCTGCTTTGCGTCGGCCTCGACCCCGACCCGGCCAAGTTCCCGGCCCACCTCAAGGGCCGCAATGACGCGATTTTCGAGTTCTGCGCCGCCATCGTCGACGCCACGGCCGACCTCGTCTGCTCCTTCAAGCCGCAGATCGCCTACTTCGCCGCCCGCCGCGCCGAAGACCAGCTCGAAGCGCTGATCGCCCACATCCACGACAAGCATCCCGGCATCCCGGTCATCCTCGATTCCAAGCGCGGCGACATCGGCTCGACTGCCGAGCAATACGCCGTCGAAGCCTTCGAGCGCTACCAGGCCGACGCCGTCACGGTCAATCCCTACATGGGCCGCGACTCGGTCGATCCCTATCTGGCCTACCCGGACAAGGGCGTCATCCTGCTCTGCCGGACCTCCAACCCGGGCGGCTCCGACCTGCAGTTTCTCGATGTCGGCGGCGAAAAACTCTACGAACGCGTCGCCCGTCTGGCCTCGCACGAATGGAACACCTCCGGCCAGATCAGCCTCGTCGTCGGCGCCACCTTCCCGGCCGAGATCGCCCGCGTCCGCGCCATCGTCGGCGACGTGCCGCTGCTCGTCCCGGGCATCGGCGCCCAGGGCGGCGACATCGAAGCCACCGTCAAGGCGGGTCGCACGCAAAATGGAACCGGCTTGATGATCAATTCGTCGCGTGCCATTCTCTATGCCGGCAAGGACGAAGGCTTTGCCACAGCCGCCCGCCAGGTGGCAATCGAAACCCGCGACGCCATCAATCAATACCGCTAA
- a CDS encoding Eco57I restriction-modification methylase domain-containing protein, translating into MPRDVEQLGQVFTPPNVVAFMLDLCTNKGRTLEPSAGDGAFFNELKARQADCVGIEVDPRVAPEGAQVCDFFAYPLSEQFDSIIGNPPYVRFQDVTVNTKKRLKSELFDARSNLFLFFIEKCIRHLKPGGELVFIVPREFIKLTAARKLNRWLFEQGSITHFYETGDVRVFDGATPNCCIFRFEKGRTDRRMADGRCFVEADGQLMFLRDDHSLRFADVFSVKVGAVSGADHIYTHPKGNMEFVFSKTVETGETRRMLYGIKHPHLDKHKDELLARRVKAFDERNWWQWGRAFPVSELPRIYVNGRTRKPEPFFLHDCHSFDGAILALFPKNTRIARRDLIECTMMLNKEVDWQQLGFVCDGRFLFTQRSLQNCLLPEKFSRYLPSEKHKDVA; encoded by the coding sequence ATGCCCCGCGACGTCGAACAACTCGGCCAGGTCTTCACGCCGCCCAATGTGGTGGCCTTCATGCTCGATCTGTGCACAAACAAGGGGCGGACGCTCGAACCGTCGGCCGGGGACGGCGCCTTCTTCAACGAGTTGAAGGCCCGGCAAGCCGATTGCGTCGGCATCGAGGTCGACCCGCGCGTTGCCCCGGAAGGTGCTCAGGTCTGTGACTTTTTCGCCTACCCGCTCAGCGAGCAGTTCGACAGCATCATCGGCAACCCGCCCTATGTTCGTTTTCAGGATGTCACGGTCAACACGAAAAAACGCCTGAAATCGGAATTATTCGATGCGCGCAGCAACCTCTTCCTGTTCTTCATCGAAAAGTGCATCCGCCACCTCAAACCGGGCGGCGAACTGGTGTTCATCGTGCCGAGAGAGTTCATCAAGCTGACCGCCGCCCGCAAGCTCAATCGCTGGCTGTTCGAGCAGGGCAGCATCACGCATTTCTACGAAACTGGCGATGTTCGCGTTTTCGACGGTGCCACGCCCAACTGCTGCATCTTCCGCTTCGAAAAAGGCCGCACGGACCGCCGCATGGCCGATGGCCGCTGCTTCGTCGAGGCCGATGGGCAGTTGATGTTCCTGCGCGATGATCACAGCCTGCGCTTCGCCGACGTCTTTTCAGTCAAGGTCGGCGCCGTTTCCGGGGCTGACCACATCTACACGCACCCCAAAGGCAACATGGAATTCGTTTTCTCGAAGACCGTGGAAACCGGCGAAACGCGGCGCATGCTGTACGGCATCAAGCATCCGCACCTCGACAAGCACAAGGATGAACTGCTCGCCCGCCGCGTCAAGGCCTTCGACGAGCGCAACTGGTGGCAGTGGGGCCGCGCCTTCCCGGTCAGCGAACTGCCGCGCATCTACGTCAATGGCCGGACGCGCAAGCCGGAACCTTTCTTCCTGCACGACTGCCACAGCTTCGACGGCGCCATCCTCGCCCTGTTCCCCAAGAATACGCGGATCGCCCGCCGCGACCTGATCGAATGCACGATGATGCTCAACAAGGAAGTCGACTGGCAGCAGCTCGGCTTCGTCTGCGACGGCCGCTTCCTGTTCACCCAGCGCAGCCTGCAGAATTGCCTGCTGCCGGAAAAATTCTCCCGCTATTTACCGTCTGAAAAGCACAAGGACGTCGCATGA
- a CDS encoding glutamine--tRNA ligase/YqeY domain fusion protein, with product MSSPNQPASTPAPAANFIKNIVEADLAAGKHAQRRWAGHPGTAADHTAAPLDPAKLRTRFPPEPNGYLHFGHAKSILLNFGLAEQYGGRCHLRFDDTNPEKEDQEYVDSIIDAVKWLGCSWENDGETNLYYASNYFDWMLQSAEALISAGHAYVDSQSADEMRANRGTLTQPGKNSPFRDRSVAENMDLFKRMQAGEFADGAHILRAKIDMAAPNINLRDPAIYRIRHATHHNTGDKYCVYPMYTFAHPIEDALENITHSICTLEFEDQRPFYDWLLERLAEAGLLQRPLPQQIEFSRLNLTYVVLSKRKLIQLVDEKHVSGWDDPRMPTLVGARRRGYSAGGFRLFMERVGVTKNDSLIDYVLFEDAMREVMNESDLRRIAVLDPVKLIIDNYPADQVEECHAPNHPLHPELGQRTVPFSRELWIEGEDFMEVPSKGFRRLFPGNMARLRYGYVVECTGCDKDENGKITAVHCNYLPETKSGTPGADSVKVKGNLHWVSAAQSYAAEIRLYERLFKVPAPGARREGDAPDLERDFLDDMNADSARTITAQLEASLREAKPEERFQFERHGYFVADRVDSKPGAPVFNRAVTLKDSWGKAS from the coding sequence GTGAGCAGCCCCAACCAGCCCGCCAGCACCCCGGCCCCCGCCGCCAATTTCATCAAGAACATCGTCGAAGCCGATCTCGCCGCCGGCAAACACGCCCAACGCCGCTGGGCTGGCCATCCTGGCACGGCTGCCGACCACACCGCAGCGCCGCTCGATCCGGCCAAACTGCGCACCCGCTTCCCGCCCGAGCCGAACGGCTACCTGCATTTCGGCCACGCCAAGTCCATCCTGCTCAATTTCGGTCTTGCCGAGCAATACGGCGGCCGCTGCCACTTGCGTTTCGATGACACCAATCCGGAGAAGGAAGACCAGGAGTACGTTGATTCCATCATCGATGCCGTCAAATGGCTCGGCTGCTCATGGGAGAACGACGGCGAAACCAACCTCTACTACGCCTCGAACTATTTCGACTGGATGCTGCAATCAGCCGAGGCCTTGATCAGCGCCGGCCACGCCTACGTCGATAGCCAGTCAGCCGACGAAATGCGCGCCAACCGCGGCACGCTGACCCAGCCCGGCAAGAACTCGCCCTTCCGCGACCGCTCCGTCGCCGAGAACATGGATTTGTTCAAGCGCATGCAGGCCGGCGAGTTCGCCGATGGCGCCCACATCCTGCGCGCCAAGATCGATATGGCCGCGCCGAACATCAACCTGCGCGACCCGGCGATTTACCGTATCCGCCACGCCACGCACCACAACACCGGCGACAAGTACTGCGTCTATCCGATGTACACCTTCGCGCATCCGATCGAGGATGCGCTGGAAAACATCACCCATTCGATCTGCACGCTTGAATTTGAAGACCAGCGCCCGTTCTACGACTGGCTACTCGAGCGTCTGGCCGAAGCCGGCCTGCTCCAGCGCCCGTTGCCGCAGCAAATCGAGTTCTCGCGCCTCAACCTGACCTACGTAGTTTTGAGCAAGCGCAAGCTCATCCAGCTCGTTGATGAAAAGCACGTCAGCGGCTGGGACGATCCGCGCATGCCGACCCTCGTCGGCGCCCGTCGCCGCGGCTATTCGGCCGGCGGCTTCCGCCTGTTCATGGAGCGCGTTGGCGTTACCAAGAACGACTCGCTGATCGATTACGTGCTGTTCGAAGACGCCATGCGCGAGGTGATGAACGAATCCGACCTGCGCCGCATCGCCGTACTCGACCCGGTCAAGCTGATCATCGACAACTACCCGGCCGACCAGGTCGAGGAGTGCCACGCGCCGAATCACCCGCTGCACCCGGAACTCGGCCAGCGCACCGTGCCTTTCAGCCGCGAATTGTGGATCGAGGGCGAAGACTTCATGGAAGTCCCGAGCAAAGGCTTCCGCCGTCTGTTCCCCGGCAACATGGCCCGTCTGCGCTACGGCTACGTGGTCGAATGCACCGGCTGCGACAAGGATGAAAACGGGAAAATTACTGCGGTGCACTGCAATTATTTGCCCGAAACCAAGTCCGGCACGCCGGGTGCCGACAGCGTCAAGGTCAAGGGCAATCTGCACTGGGTCTCTGCCGCCCAGTCCTACGCCGCCGAAATCCGCCTCTACGAGCGCCTGTTCAAGGTGCCCGCCCCCGGCGCCCGGCGCGAAGGCGATGCACCAGACCTGGAGCGCGATTTCCTCGACGACATGAACGCTGATTCCGCCCGGACCATTACCGCCCAGCTCGAAGCCAGCCTGCGCGAAGCCAAGCCGGAAGAACGTTTCCAGTTCGAGCGCCACGGCTACTTCGTCGCCGACCGTGTCGATTCGAAGCCGGGTGCCCCGGTCTTCAACCGGGCCGTCACGCTCAAGGATTCGTGGGGCAAGGCGAGCTAA